The DNA sequence ATCTTTACACGTGTAAAAAGAGACTGAGGATGAGCAATTGGCTCAATTCTTGGCATTCCTCAGGAAGTTGCAAGTTAATATCTCTTTTGCAGAGGTGTTGGAGAAGAAACCCCCTATATGGCCTGTTTGAAATGTGTGCTTTCTAAGAAGACGGCCTTGAGGGGAGATGAGACTATGGTGCTGACCAAGGAATGCAGCGCCCTAGTGCAAAGGATGCTGCCTTAGAAGATGCCAGATCCCGAAAGCTTCCTGAATCCCTGTACTATAGGGACCATCACATTTGAAAAGGCACTGTGCAACCTTGGCTCGAACATCAACCTTATGCCTCTTTTTGTGATGAGGAAGCTGGGAATCCAAGAGGTTCATCCTTCCAAGATCCCATTAGAGATGGCAAATAAGTCCCTGAAATGGACATATGGACTAGTAGAGAACGTGCTTGTAAAGGTTGATGACATTTACCTCCCTGTGGACTTCATGATACTTGACACTAGAGAGGATAAGAACGACTCCATCATTCTAGGAAGGTCCTTCCTAGCTACTGGAAAGGCATTGATAGATGTTAAGAGAGGAGAGTTGGTTCTGAGATTATGGAAAGACCACATATTGTTTAAGATCCCCAACCCTCACTTTCTCTCTTCTAAAGGAGGTACTACTGTACAACACATAGTGTTTTAACCTTTTCTCTTAGTGCAGAGCCATACAGAGCCCCCTGACatcaactctaagtttggtgttgggtgttCACAACTAACCACTAAGAAAAAAGGCACAAAGAAAGTACCCAAGGGCTGGTGGAACAAGAAGATTTCAACTGAGGACTtatcacctggcatgagagttctCTTCACAAGAAGTCCAGTCATTCCACATACTGTGAACCAGATCCTATCTTTGGAACATGTTAAGCTAATTCACAAGTGTACAGGAAGGAAGTTCACCATGAAGAGTGAAGATCTAAGCCCCTATCAACCTCCGTAAAGGAGCtgtccatcaagctaatgatggtaaagaagcgcttgttgggaggcaacccaaccataagtatcctatagtattttcttattttctattctctttctgttattttagattgatttcatattattttattttctattgtttttcataattttcttagtttttctAACATTTGTAATCATGTGTAGCCATTAGAACAGAAACAGGAATGCGTAGGAgagaaacagaacaccctggagggtgccccttactagcgttcaacgctagaaggGAGAAGAGAGCATGGGTGTTCAACGCCTATAAGGGAACAGAGAGGACCctctggcgttcaaacggcaGTCCTGGGGCTGAACGCCCAGAGGGGAGGGaagcaatcctggcatttaaacgccgacaAAGGACCATACTTTCTTTGCTTGGGTACaagaaaacttttaagtttggtgtttgatgGAGGTAGAAATCAgattccaacacaaaactcaccggcaaatg is a window from the Arachis hypogaea cultivar Tifrunner chromosome 1, arahy.Tifrunner.gnm2.J5K5, whole genome shotgun sequence genome containing:
- the LOC112727060 gene encoding uncharacterized protein produces the protein MPDPESFLNPCTIGTITFEKALCNLGSNINLMPLFVMRKLGIQEVHPSKIPLEMANKSLKWTYGLVENVLVKVDDIYLPVDFMILDTREDKNDSIILGRSFLATGKALIDVKRGELSHTEPPDINSKFGVGCSQLTTKKKGTKKVPKGWWNKKISTEDLSPGMRVLFTRSPVIPHTVNQILSLEHVKLIHKCTGRKFTMKSEDLSPYQPP